TCCCTATGGCAGAGGTGGTTTCAAATAGAATTTGCTTCAATGAGAAATCTTCGGTCATTGCCAAAAGAAGGGTTGCCATAAAAATAACGGATGCATATAACATAAATATAGACGTAGCCACATAAAGTCGGTCCAGAGGGATTGTTTTTCCTAAAAAAGTGATTCGTTTGTTGTTACGGATTCTGTTCCACATAATCGCAATTAAGGCTGTAAGCGTGGTTGTTTTCATACCGCCGCCTGTACCAGATGGTGAGGCTCCAATATACATTAAAAAAATAATGACCAATAGTATACCCAACGAAAAATTACCTAAAGGAACCGTATTAAAACCTACCGTTGTAAGCGCTGTCATTGCCTGAAAAAATGATGCCATTAATTTATGTGCTCCCAACTGGTTTACTGAAGGTTCAAAGAAATAAATCATTACCGTTCCCATTACTAGCAACAAGGTCATTGCTCCCAAAATGATTTTTGTTGTATAGGTGACTTGCTTTATTTTTCCTGAAAGCCTGTTCCAAAAATCAGTAACCACTATAAAACCCAATGAGCCACAAATAGCCAATACCGAAATGATGGTGTTTATAGCCGTATTGCCTGCAAACTGTTCAAAGCTGTCATCATACAAGCCAAAGCCTGCTGTACAAAATGCTGAAACACTATGGTAAATACTACTCCAAATAGCAAAATTGTGTTCAACCCCCGCATTAGTAAACGCAATGTAAAAACACAATGCACCCAAGATTTCTATGATAACCGTAAAAATGATAACAGACTTTAAAAAATCCTTAATCTGAAAACCCTTAGGCATCGTAAATTCTGCATTTAGAATACGTTGGTGCCAATGTGTAAAACCACTTTTCTTTGAGAGCAAAATAAAAGTTGTAAAGGTCATATAACCTATCCCTCCTATTTGAAACAACAGCATGATAATGAACTGTCCAAATTTGTTATAGGTATCAAAGATGCTTAAGGTTACCAAGCCTGTAGTGGAAATAGCAGATGTGGCTATAAATAAACTATCCAACGCAGAGACAGCTTGTTTTTGGACTATTGGTAGACATAATAAAAGCCAACCTATAACCGCATAAATTGAAAAACCATAAAGTAGATTTTGTTGTGGTGATAGTGATAGTTGGAATTTTCTATATTTTTTTATAATTTTTCTCATTATATCTATAATTGGTTGGAAATAAGCTTATCCAGTTCCGACAGTTCATTGAAGATAACATCAAGAGTTGTTATGGTTTGGTCTCTCTTCTCAAAATCTGTTGGCAATAGGCTATATATACTCAAGTAGTTCTTTACAAACGCTTTTGTTTCTTTAATTTTTTTGGACATACCTCTTGCACTTATTGCTTGCAAGACTTCATCCATTTTGTTCTTTATATTTTCATAAGTGGTGAAGAATTGTAATACCTCTTTATTATTGGGTTGGAGGCTTTTTTTTAATTCGTTGATGCTGAAGCATAGTTTTATAATAAGATCGGCAATCTCATTGTTTATTCTTAATCCGTTTTCCATTAGTTAAAACATTAAATAAGAATGTATTTGACATAAATGAAGAAAAGCACCCCTAGCAGAACCATTATAATGAAGGGATATACCAAATGTTTAATTTCCTTAAACCAATCGTTTAAGGATTGATAAGGTTCCTCATTATTTTTGTCGTGGAAAAAATGCCAATTCATCAGTAATTGTATATTTTGATTTTGTCTGATGGAACATGCAAAATCGCGTTTCATTTTGTAACATTTAGATGCTACAAAGGTCTGATGAAAAGGATATATAAAAAATCAAGGATTGGCGAGAATGAATAAAGATTTTATAAAGACTATTGAAACCTATAACCCACACCACTTTCTGTAATAATATGTTCGGGATGGTTTGGATGGTCTTCAATTTTTTTCCTTAATGTGCCCACAAACACTCTTAAATATTGTGTTTCTGTCTGATAACCATATCCCCAGATTTCCTTTAAAATATATTGGTGTGTTAATACCTTACCCTCATTTTTGGCAAAAAGTGCCAATAAGTTGTATTCTGTAGATGTAAGTTTTACAATCTCATCTTGCTTTTTTACGGTTCTTGATACTAAATCAATTTCAAGGTCATTACACATTATCACAGCATTGGGTTCTGTACTCTGGCTTCTTCTGATTGCCGAACGCAAACGCGCCAGCAATTCCCCTGTACGAAAGGGTTTTGTTAAATAATCGGTTGCGCCGTTATCCAATGCACTTACAATATCATCTTCATTATCAAGGACAGATAAAATAATCACTGGTTTATTGTACCAGCTTTTAAGTTCTTTTAAAAGTTCATGACCACTTTTGTCGGGTAAGCCAATATCCAACAAAACGGCATCTGGCAGATGACTGGCCGCTAACGCCAACCCTTCTTTGGCATTAATGGCTTGAATGACCCTATAATCATTGCTTTCTAAATTAATATGAAGCAATTTTCTGATTTGCGGTTCATCATCAATGATTAATATTTGTGCTTTATTGATTTCCATATGTATCTATTGATGTGGTTTCTGCGGGTATGCTAATGGTGAATTTTGCACCTCCTTTAATATTATTTTCCAAGCCTACTATTCCATTCATTGCTTCTGTAAATCCCTTAACGATTGACAGCCCTAAGCCTGTTCCACCAATATTGTTGTTAAGGCGATAAAATTTGTTAAAAACGGTTTCAATTTCATTGATGGGGAAACCGTTTCCATTATCTGAAATTGTAATCTTACAGGTGTCTTCTATATTTTCAACTTCAATTTTTATTACAGAGTTATCGGGGGTATGCAGTAAAGCATTATGGATAATATTATGTACTACTTGTTCCAAAAGACCAATGTCCAATTTAAATAAGGGCAATGAATCGTTAGGTGTAAATTCTATGGAATGTCTTAAGAGGTCTTCCTTGTTTCTCTTTATTGCGGTAAATATCAATTCATTAACATCGCACCAATCTTCTTTCGGTTTTATGAAACCTGCTTCGAGCCTACTCATATTCAATAGGTTTTCAACCTGCCTGTTCAAACGAAAACTTGCCGTTTCAATTTCTGAATACAGCTCTTTTTTATTGTCTTCGGAAAGTTTATTATCATTATCTTTTATGGTATCAACAGCACCTATTATGGTTGCAATGGGTGTTCTTAACTCGTGTGACAGCGAATTCAGCAATGTATTGTATAGTTTAATAGCGTTCTCTTTTTCCTCTTCTTCCCGTTGTTCTTTATCGTATTCCCTAATTTTGTATGTAAGCACTGCATTAATAGAGGCAATAGCAAAATACATTAAAAACATAAGACCATCTTCGGGCGTGCCTATATGAAAGGTTAAAATAGGTGGTATAAAAAAGAAGTTCCATATCAATGCACTTAACAAGGCCGAAAGCATTACTGGATAGATATCAAACAAAATAGCATTCAGTGAAACTACCAAAAGTAAAATAAGCGCCACTGCTCTAAAGCCTATGACATCTACCGATAAAAAGCAGGGAACAGCAGTAAATACAATAAGAAATACACTTTTTATATATTGCTTCTTTTTACTGAAATGCCTTGTTTTAAATAAGTCCAATTCTTTTTATTGCAAAGTTACTTATTCCAACATAAAGATTTTATAAAGTTATTATATAACCCTTTCATTTCACTTATTATATTTTTTTTATAACTTCTAAAGATTTAATTTCGGAGGGTTAAATATTTATTTGTAGTATATGATTGTTTGGGGACTATTCCTTTTAGGGATACTTATTTTTTTAGCTTTAGACTTAGGGGTTTTTAATAAAAATCCCCATATAATTAGTGTGAAAGAAGCTTCTATGTGGACAAGCATTTGGGTTTGTTTATCCTTTTTGTTCTCAGGCGTTATTTATTGGCTTTACAGTAGTGGCAACATAGACAATGTAGATGGCTTGACTCCTACGGATGCTACGATTAAGTACGTTACGGGGTATTTGATTGAGCTGTCTTTAAGTATTGACAATATTTTTGTTATAGCTGTTATATTCAGTTCGCTTCATATACCCCAAAAATACCAGCATCGTGTTCTGTTTTGGGGAATTTTGGGAGCTATCGTTTTTAGGGCCTTAATGATACTTTTTGGAGTGGCACTGATTAATAAATTTAGTTTCTCTACTTATATATTTGGTGCATTCTTACTTTTTACCGCCTTTAAGATGTTGTTTTCAAAGGAAGAGAAGTTTAATCCCAAAAACTCTTTTATTTACAGGAATTTGAGAAAAGTAATGCCTATAACAACACATATGGAAGGGCAAAAGTTCTTTATAAAGCTACGCCATATTACCGCTGCGACTCCTTTGTTTGTAGCCTTAATCATTATTGAGTTTACTGATATCTTATTTGCGTTAGACAGTGTGCCCGCCATATTAGCAATAACCTCTGATCCTTTTTTAGTTTTCAGCTCCAATATTTTTGCTATTTTGGGATTACGGTCTATGTATTTTTTTCTTGCTAATATGCTGAATCGTTTTAGCTATTTGAAATATAGTTTGGTTGCCATTTTATGCTTTGTAGGCATTAAATTGATTTTGGTACACCATTACAAATTTCCCGAATGGCTGTCTTTGGGCTTTATAGCTCTATCTCTTGCTGCTGGGATAATTATTTCTTTAAATAGAAAGGTATCAAAAGAAGATTAACCTTTAAATACAGTTACTTAGCGATTATTAAAACAGACATACAAATAAACATTTGAATACCAATTCGTTGTCATTTTGTCTATTTTCTATTTTCTATTGTCTAGTATCTTTTAGCAAAGCGGTCTTGAATCTTGAATCCGACATTATTCTTTTTTGATTTATATATTCTGAAACCCGTGATAAGTAAAACCAGGGGTATCATTCCAGAGATAAAGACCAAAATCCTACCACAAATACCTGCAATTTCCCCGATATGAATAGGATAGAATTGTGCTGCTATACGATTGCTGTTAGAATCAAACCTAAAATCTGATAAAGTTGTCATGTCTCCTTTTTCATTGATTTCTACCTCTTTTGTTTTTCGATACCCTGCTTTTATAAAACGGTCTTCTATATATCTGATTCGATACATGCCTGTTTTGTCTTTAGGAAAATAAATAGCTCGTAAAGCATAGGTTTCATTGGAGTTTAATAAGGCATCATTCAGGGTTGAAAAGTTTTTGCCTTTTTGTTGGTTGGTTACATGTGTATTAGAGTTATCAAACACTTTTAACGCTGATTTATAAACGGCATTATAGGTGAAATAAGCCCCCGTAAAAGCAATGATAAGAAGTGGAATGAAAAAATTGATGCCGAATACTTTGTGTAAATCGAAGTTAAACTTCTTTTTCTTTGCCTTCCATTTTATTTTAAATCCTTTTTTCAAGTTGTTGGCATAGGCTTTCCACCAAATATAAACGCCAGAAGTTATTAGCATTAGAAAAAATATGATGGCACTGGTTCCTATAATATACTTGCCTATTTGGGGAATTCCCAAAGTACGGTGCAGATTTAGTAGGCTTTCAAAAAATAATATAGAGGCTGATTTTTCACCTAGAGATTCACTGGTTACTGGATGGTAGTAATTTGTTTTTCCATTTTTAAACTGAATGGCTATGGTTTGCTGCTCCCGATAGGGAAGAAAAATTTTATTTATACGATCCTTGTGGGTTTCAATTAAAGAAACGGCAGTTTTTAAAATAGTTGCGTCTTTAATATTTTCTATGTTTTCAACTTTTAACAATTCGGGATTAAGGGCTGCTGTTATTTCGGGTTGCCAAATGTATAGCGAACCTGTAAGCCCCGAGAAGGATGCTATAAGTCCGCAAGTAAGTCCTAGCCAAAGATGGATTTTCCGTATTGTTGTATTAAAAGATAGCAATGGGTATCGTATGAAATCTATAAAAAACCAATGCTAGCAAATATACTAGCATTGGTTAGATTAATATTAAAAATTATAATGAATACTTAATTTAGCATTGGTGCCTTCGCCTGCACCTGTAAAATCTCTTAAAGGTGCTGCCCATTGCGATCTAGCCGGAAGGTAATACGCATTCAATAAGTTATTGACGCCTAAAGCAACAGACATATTGGACTGTAATTGATACGCTATAGAAAAATTAAGCAAGGTATAGCCTGTAACAGGAAATTGTGTGTGTCTAAATGTGTAATCATCGTTGGCATTCAAATACGGATCAAATCGTTTTCTGTCTCCCAAATTAGTCATTCGTAAAGACGTGTTGATTTTTTCAATAGGTTTCCAAGTAACATAAGCAGTCCATTTAGGGGCAGCAATAACATCACCTCCCAAATAAGTCAACGTATTTTCATTTGCAGCACTGTGGGTTACACCTTCCACGTATGAATAAGATGTGCCTATCTGTAATGCATTGCTGTTTGATATATAATCAATAGCTACTTCACCACCATAAATGTTTTGTGGCTGTTTGGAAGGCACAAAAGCATTGGTGTTTTCATCAAAAACAACACCTGTACCTAAGTTGGAGGTACTGTAATAGCCTACCGCCTCAAATTTAAAATTATTGAATTTCGACAAAAATCCGAATTCATAGTTTTTAGTCACAGCAGGTTCCAGTTGAATGTCATTTATATTGTCGGCAGTCGCGGAACGTAAAACAGAACCTAAATCGGCAATAGAAAATCCTTGTGAATAGCTTATATAAGGAATAAATTCTTGATGTTCTATATAACGCAATCCTACATTAAATGCTAGGTTGTCAAATCCAATTTTACCACCTTCAACGGCAACCGAAGGATTGTAATTCCCGTCCCCTAGAGGTGAATAAGGCAGCGTGTTGTAATCTGCTATTTCTATATTCATGTCATCATATCTTAGACCTGCTTTTACCACCCATCTGTTGTCAAATTTCATAGTAGATTGTAAATAAGGCGCCCAACTCAACATTTCGGTATTTGGCACCCATAATCGCCCATCTAGAAGGCCTTGGTTGGTTTTATCTCTAAGTAAATCAACACCATAGGTTAAAGAAACATCCGCGGAACTATTGGTGGCAATGCTTGTATTGAAATTAGGTCTAAGTCCATACTTTTCAGCATTGATAACAGATTGCCCGCCATTTTCAAACTTATCGGAATAAAAGAAAATGTTTTCTGTATTCTGATAATAGAGATCCGTCGTAAAATCTGTTGTACCGGAAAAAATATGGTTTAGGTTATATTTCAATTGACCATTTATAAGTGTCGTTCCAGTTGGTTCTTGTCCTTCAACAGAACCTTCAACACCGTAACCGGCAGTTAGTGAATAATCACCAT
This genomic window from Mariniflexile sp. TRM1-10 contains:
- a CDS encoding TrkH family potassium uptake protein yields the protein MRKIIKKYRKFQLSLSPQQNLLYGFSIYAVIGWLLLCLPIVQKQAVSALDSLFIATSAISTTGLVTLSIFDTYNKFGQFIIMLLFQIGGIGYMTFTTFILLSKKSGFTHWHQRILNAEFTMPKGFQIKDFLKSVIIFTVIIEILGALCFYIAFTNAGVEHNFAIWSSIYHSVSAFCTAGFGLYDDSFEQFAGNTAINTIISVLAICGSLGFIVVTDFWNRLSGKIKQVTYTTKIILGAMTLLLVMGTVMIYFFEPSVNQLGAHKLMASFFQAMTALTTVGFNTVPLGNFSLGILLVIIFLMYIGASPSGTGGGMKTTTLTALIAIMWNRIRNNKRITFLGKTIPLDRLYVATSIFMLYASVIFMATLLLAMTEDFSLKQILFETTSAIGTVGLSTGITGSLSSWGKLVIIFVMFVGRLGLLTFGLAILARRNKLTKRKDEADLAL
- a CDS encoding response regulator, which encodes MEINKAQILIIDDEPQIRKLLHINLESNDYRVIQAINAKEGLALAASHLPDAVLLDIGLPDKSGHELLKELKSWYNKPVIILSVLDNEDDIVSALDNGATDYLTKPFRTGELLARLRSAIRRSQSTEPNAVIMCNDLEIDLVSRTVKKQDEIVKLTSTEYNLLALFAKNEGKVLTHQYILKEIWGYGYQTETQYLRVFVGTLRKKIEDHPNHPEHIITESGVGYRFQ
- a CDS encoding sensor histidine kinase; this encodes MDLFKTRHFSKKKQYIKSVFLIVFTAVPCFLSVDVIGFRAVALILLLVVSLNAILFDIYPVMLSALLSALIWNFFFIPPILTFHIGTPEDGLMFLMYFAIASINAVLTYKIREYDKEQREEEEKENAIKLYNTLLNSLSHELRTPIATIIGAVDTIKDNDNKLSEDNKKELYSEIETASFRLNRQVENLLNMSRLEAGFIKPKEDWCDVNELIFTAIKRNKEDLLRHSIEFTPNDSLPLFKLDIGLLEQVVHNIIHNALLHTPDNSVIKIEVENIEDTCKITISDNGNGFPINEIETVFNKFYRLNNNIGGTGLGLSIVKGFTEAMNGIVGLENNIKGGAKFTISIPAETTSIDTYGNQ
- a CDS encoding TerC family protein, translating into MIVWGLFLLGILIFLALDLGVFNKNPHIISVKEASMWTSIWVCLSFLFSGVIYWLYSSGNIDNVDGLTPTDATIKYVTGYLIELSLSIDNIFVIAVIFSSLHIPQKYQHRVLFWGILGAIVFRALMILFGVALINKFSFSTYIFGAFLLFTAFKMLFSKEEKFNPKNSFIYRNLRKVMPITTHMEGQKFFIKLRHITAATPLFVALIIIEFTDILFALDSVPAILAITSDPFLVFSSNIFAILGLRSMYFFLANMLNRFSYLKYSLVAILCFVGIKLILVHHYKFPEWLSLGFIALSLAAGIIISLNRKVSKED
- a CDS encoding PepSY-associated TM helix domain-containing protein — its product is MLSFNTTIRKIHLWLGLTCGLIASFSGLTGSLYIWQPEITAALNPELLKVENIENIKDATILKTAVSLIETHKDRINKIFLPYREQQTIAIQFKNGKTNYYHPVTSESLGEKSASILFFESLLNLHRTLGIPQIGKYIIGTSAIIFFLMLITSGVYIWWKAYANNLKKGFKIKWKAKKKKFNFDLHKVFGINFFIPLLIIAFTGAYFTYNAVYKSALKVFDNSNTHVTNQQKGKNFSTLNDALLNSNETYALRAIYFPKDKTGMYRIRYIEDRFIKAGYRKTKEVEINEKGDMTTLSDFRFDSNSNRIAAQFYPIHIGEIAGICGRILVFISGMIPLVLLITGFRIYKSKKNNVGFKIQDRFAKRY
- a CDS encoding TonB-dependent receptor, giving the protein MKIITLTTALLLSFYAVSQGIKGKVTDEHNQPLFGAEVYIAELQQGTTTDYDGNYELSHVKVGTWKVTFRMLGYQTQTESFSFIRNGTISHTAILKEDLNNLDEVVVSASRRSEYLSEIPASVTVVNEVKLQELSNSTTNISDILEFTVPGLAVSTGTFSNWGQTLRGRSLLVMVDGIPQSTPLRNGQLGIKSISPNDISRVEVIKGATSIFGNGGNGGFINYITKKPNATKKIAGATNVWGTSSLAKTNDALGFGVYQSLNGNLDNFNYYISGSYEKTGNKYDADGVVILPTYGLDNTHIYSTLAKLEYQIDDNQKITLAGNLYKSAQDTPFIPVPAEFEVFNEDGDYSLTAGYGVEGSVEGQEPTGTTLINGQLKYNLNHIFSGTTDFTTDLYYQNTENIFFYSDKFENGGQSVINAEKYGLRPNFNTSIATNSSADVSLTYGVDLLRDKTNQGLLDGRLWVPNTEMLSWAPYLQSTMKFDNRWVVKAGLRYDDMNIEIADYNTLPYSPLGDGNYNPSVAVEGGKIGFDNLAFNVGLRYIEHQEFIPYISYSQGFSIADLGSVLRSATADNINDIQLEPAVTKNYEFGFLSKFNNFKFEAVGYYSTSNLGTGVVFDENTNAFVPSKQPQNIYGGEVAIDYISNSNALQIGTSYSYVEGVTHSAANENTLTYLGGDVIAAPKWTAYVTWKPIEKINTSLRMTNLGDRKRFDPYLNANDDYTFRHTQFPVTGYTLLNFSIAYQLQSNMSVALGVNNLLNAYYLPARSQWAAPLRDFTGAGEGTNAKLSIHYNF